A genome region from Microplitis demolitor isolate Queensland-Clemson2020A chromosome 1, iyMicDemo2.1a, whole genome shotgun sequence includes the following:
- the LOC103571230 gene encoding aminoacylase-1 codes for MSSPSQTQLDETAVENFREYLRIPSVQPNINYDDCVTFLRNQAQSLELPVKVYEHYKGKPIVVITWVGTDPSAPSVLLNSHMDVVPVFADKWIYPPFSAEMDDKGNIYARGSQDMKCVGIQYIEAVRRMKMNGLRFKRTIHMSFVPDEEIGGVLGMEEFVKTADFKALDVGFALDEGVASPEDTFYMFNGERSIWHVKVICPGHPGHGSLLLPNTAGEKLRVIIDRFMDLRADQKAKLDAGNLMPGDVISVNLTKLEGGVQANVIPEKLAAVFDVRIPPTVDHAEFENTILSWCREAGEGVSIEYEQKNPQIRSTKLDDSNPFWLAFKNAIDKRGMKIQIGIFPGGTDSRYVRGIGLPAIGFSPMNNTPILLHDHNEYLNKDVFLRGIEIYMDIIPAVANV; via the exons ATGTCCTCGCCGTCTCAGACTCAGCTGGACGAAACAGCTGTAGAGAATTTCCGCGAGTATCTGCGGATCCCTTCTGTTCAACCAAATATTAATTAcg atGATTGTGTTACGTTTTTACGTAATCAAGCACAAAGTTTGGAACTGCCTGTCAAGGTCTATGAGCATTACAAAGGAAAGCCGATTGTTGTCATCACCTGGGTAGGCACTGATCCTTCGGCACCATCGGTGCTGCTCAACAGTCACATGGATGTAGTCCCTGTCTTTgct gaCAAATGGATTTATCCACCATTCAGCGCGGAGATGGATGATAAAGGAAATATTTATGCTCGTGGCTCCCAAGATATGAAGTGCGTTGGTATTCAGTATATCGAAGCAGTAAGACGCATGAAGATGAATGGACTCCGTTTCAAACGCACGATCCACATGTCGTTTGTTCCTGACGAAGAGATTGGCGGAGTTCTTGGCATGGAGGAATTTGTAAAGACCGCAGACTTCAAAGCCTTGGACGTTGGCTTTGCTTTGGATGAAGGAGTTGCATCACCTGAGGATACTTTCTATATGTTCAATGGCGAGAGATCTATTTGGCATGTAAAAGTCATTTGTCCAGGTCATCCAGGTCATGGTTCTTTGCTGCTTCCCAACACAGCCGGTGAAAAACTTCGAGTTATTATTGATCGGTTCATGGATCTCAGAGCTGACCAAAAAGCTAAACTTGATGCTGGAAATTTAATGCCAGGAGATGTTATTTCAGTCAATCTTACCAAGCTTGAA ggCGGCGTACAAGCGAATGTTATCCCTGAAAAGTTAGCAGCCGTGTTCGATGTTCGCATACCACCGACTGTCGATCATGCAGAGTTCGAAAACACTATTTTAAGTTGGTGCCGCGAAGCAGGTGAAGGAGTTTCTATTGAGTATGAGCAGAAAAATCCTCAAATTAGAAGTACCAAACTAGATGACAGCAATCCATTTTGGTTGgcatttaaaaatgcaattgATAAACGTGGAATGAAAATACAAATCGGTATCTTTCCTGGTGGTACCGATAGTCGCTACGTACGCGgg ATCGGTCTACCAGCTATCGGTTTCTCACCAATGAACAATACTCCGATATTACTCCACGATCATAATGAGTATCTTAATAAAGACGTTTTTCTACGTGGGATTGAAATTTACATGGATATTATTCCAGCAGTGGCTAATGTTTGA